In Drosophila yakuba strain Tai18E2 chromosome 2R, Prin_Dyak_Tai18E2_2.1, whole genome shotgun sequence, a single genomic region encodes these proteins:
- the LOC6531268 gene encoding patronin isoform X36 — MDVETQEIRQARQRASVKWLLSKAFNNRVPDNLKEPFYRDHENQERLKPQIIVELGNATLYCQTLANLYSDPNYQSMNHWSIIQTLARKGVPVAESADMPITETVLIQTNPLRINAHMSVIESLMVLYAKEISSGDRVMAAIRRISGNNYQAPTGQSYEQALLGWISHACAALKKRIIKEVDAGLPDDNGSRLQTPDIPPVRDFQDLCDGICLALLISYYCPKVVPWTSVRINYLPAVEDSIHNILLVCNFSQKHLPYTVMHMTPEDVTYMRGSMKLNLVVLLTDLFNLFEIHPAKCVCYPGMDGQVPHSNSFGGGLNRRSTPPNEYQTVQSNNFDANHAEAFVVHKSRGITTLASMHSQQQQLHQQQHQQHQQQYQQQPLQQHPSQSQLQIQQQEPLVPARLRQAKEKTNVESKADERGDFVAAGRPSNWEQSRRPSFAGRRSRRNSSSEDSQLTIENFGGSQDQLNTLGRYERDRERKLSNTSVGSYPVEPAVAVRSSIADARGTLQLSYDTDSGSEKQDRETEKYSMRRQVSVDNVPTVSSHNLSNAGSPLPVARHKQHSSDKDYSSNSGMTPDAYNDTRSTSAYDPESTPVRKSSTSSMPASPAAWQLDVGDDDMRSLENASKLSTIRMKLEEKRRRIEQDKRKIEMALLRHQEKEDLESCPDVMKWETMSNESKRTPDMDPVDLDKYQQSIAIMNMNLQDIQQDIHRLATQQSQMQAQHLQAQQLMQAQQIANMLNQQQTYGSQQHLADHHYQQQRPMQQSFGSSPHIPQAYNAPVSAYSSRPPSRDPYQQQLHHQQQQPMPMPQPMQYVNEHGQYMSPPQPAHYMPQQTQQPQSIYSDNGAAYNHSNHSPYGGAPQYRSSVVYDDYGQPTNHFYLHESSPQPQAHPHPQRRTWAHSAAAAAYEQQQQIQPSLVDVNAWQTQQHQKQKQTWMNRPPSSAGAPSPGSFMLHQNGGGGGGGGGGGELQHLFQVQASPQHGQRQVSGSNGVQRQQSLTNLRDNRSPKAPQNMGMPMGMPMQQEDMMAPQSICFIGDEEDVDELERNIIESMQSTHITDFVHQQQQQHQQQLQQQQRLQGHSGRGSSSEDYDSGEMISNKLNITSGNLTYRIPSPSRPSIQANSFQDPRAMAAAPGAEDQPPEKGFYISFDDEQPKRPKPPLRAKRSPKKESPPGSRDSVDNQATLKRESLSHLHNNNNIGFGNDDVNSKPVTRHSIHGLNNSNSVKSPGNATYNKYTDEPPIQLRQLAVSGAMSPTSNERRHLDDVSNQSPQQTQQPMSPTRLQQSSNNAEAAKNKALVIGADSTNLDPESVDEMERRKEKIMLLSLQRRQQQEEAKARKEIEASQKREKEREKEEERSRKKEEQMARRAAILEQHRLKKAIEEAEREGKTLDRPDLHVKLQSHSSTSTTPRLRQQRTTRPRPKTIHVDDASVDISEASSISSRGKKGSSSNLTGYGQLSSNSMKRDYYRGSQDSLTVKESPDDYPSTSSTPIGRRGSYKTSRDSGLGRATPPRRAPSPGMGMGASGPKLYKQPAAKSNRGIILNAVEYCVFPGVVNREAKQKVLEKIARSEAKHFLVLFRDAGCQFRALYSYQPETDQVTKLYGTGPSQVEEVMFDKFFKYNSGGKCFSQVHTKHLTVTIDAFTIHNSLWQGKRVQLPSKKDMALVI; from the exons ATGGATGTCGAAACACAGGAAATACGACAG GCTCGTCAACGTGCTTCCGTCAAATGGCTGCTTTCGAAAGCGTTCAACAATCGCGTGCCGGACAACCTGAAGGAGCCCTTCTACCGCGACCATGAGAATCAGGAGCGCCTCAAGCCGCAGATCATCGTGGAGCTGGGCAATGCCACGCTCTACTGCCAGACGCTGGCCAATCTGTACTCAGATCCCAACTACCAAAGCATGAACCACTGGTCAATAATACAGACGCTAGCGCGCAAGGGAGTTCCCGTGGCCGAATCCGCGGACATGCCCATTACCGAAACGGTATTAATTCAAACAAATCCGCTGCGAATT AACGCCCACATGTCTGTGATAGAATCGCTGATGGTTTTGTATGCGAAGGAAATATCATCGGGTGACCGCGTAATGGCGGCCATACGAAG AATATCTGGCAACAACTATCAGGCGCCCACTGGCCAGTCCTACGAGCAAGCTCTGCTGGGCTGGATTTCACATGCTTGCGCCGCTCTGAAGAAGCGCATTATCAAGGAGGTGGACGCAGGACTGCCCGACGATAAT GGTTCTCGTCTGCAGACCCCGGATATACCACCTGTAAGGGACTTCCAGGATCTGTGCGATGGAATCTGCTTGGCGCTGCTCATCTCGTACTACTGCCCAAAGGTGGTGCCGTGGACGAGTGTGCGGATCAACTATCTGCCCGCCGTCGAGGACTCGATTCACAACATCCTGCTGGTCTGCAATTTCTCGCAGAAGCATCTGCCCTATACAGTGATGCATATGACGCCCGAGGATGTGACCTACATGCGCGG ATCCATGAAACTGAATCTGGTAGTGTTGCTGACGGATTTGTTCAATCTGTTTGAGATACACCCGGCAAAATGTGTTTGTTACCCCGGCATGGATGGTCAGG TTCCGCACTCGAATTCATTTGGCGGCGGCTTAAATCGAAGATCAACCCCGCCCAACGAATACCAGACGGTTCAGTCAAATAATTTTGACGCTAATCATGCCGAag CCTTCGTGGTGCACAAGTCGCGTGGCATCACCACACTCGCCTCCATGcactcgcagcagcagcagctccatcagcagcaacatcaacagcatcagcagcaataccagcagcagccactgcagcagcaccCATCCCAGTCGCAGCTCCAAATCCAGCAGCAGGAGCCCTTGGTTCCGGCTCGCTTGCGCCAGGCTAAAGAAAAGACCAATGTTGAGTCGAAGGCGGACGAGAGAG GCGATTTTGTCGCTGCGGGTCGACCAAGTAACTGGGAACAGAGCCGCCGGCCAAGCTTTGCAG GTCGTCGCTCGCGCAGGAACTCTTCCAGCGAGGACTCCCAGCTGACTATCGAGAACTTTGGTGGCTCCCAGGATCAGCTGAACACGCTGGGGCGATACGAACGTGACAGGGAACGCAAGTTGTCCAACACCAGTGTGGGCAGTTATCCAGTTGAACCCGCTGTGGCCGTTCGCTCTTCGATTGCCGATGCTAGGGGCACGTTGCAGTTGAGCTACGATACGGATTCCGGCTCTGAGAAGCAGGATCGCGAAACGGAAAAGTATTCGATGCGCCGGCAAGTCAG TGTCGACAATGTGCCCACGGTGTCGTCGCACAATCTTTCGAATGCGGGCAGCCCGTTGCCGGTGGCTAGGCACAAGCAACATTCCAGCGACAAAGactacagcagcaacagcggcatGACACCAGATGCATACAACGATACCCGCTCCACCAGTGCTTACGATCCGGAGAGCACGCCCGTTCGCAAATCCTCGACGAGCAGCATGCCAGCAAGTCCCGCTGCCTGGCAGTTGGATGTGGGAGACGACGACATGCGCTCGCTGGAGAATGCCAGCAAGTTGTCCACCATACGAATGAAACTGGAGGAAAAGCGGCGGCGCATTGAGCAGGACAAGCGCAAGATCGAGATGGCTTTGCTGCGCCACCAGGAGAAG GAGGATTTGGAGTCGTGTCCGGACGTAATGAAGTGGGAGACAATGAGCAACGAATCAAAGCGCACGCCGGATATGGATCCCGTGGACTTGGACAAGTACCAG CAAAGTATCGCCATCATGAACATGAACCTGCAGGATATCCAGCAGGATATCCACCGCCTGGCCACCCAGCAAAGCCAAATGCAGGCACAGCACCTCCAAGCCCAACAGCTCATGCAGGCTCAGCAGATAGCCAACATGCTGAACCAG CAGCAGACCTATGGGTCGCAGCAGCACCTGGCTGATCATCATTACCAGCAGCAGAGACCCATGCAGCAAAGCTTTGGTTCATCGCCCCATATTCCGCAGGCCTACAACGCCCCAGTCAGCGCATACAGCTCCCGTCCGCCCAGTCGCGATCcctaccagcagcagctccaccatcagcagcagcagcccatgcccatgccacAACCAATGCAGTACGTCAACGAGCACGGGCAGTATATGTCGCCGCCGCAGCCCGCGCACTACATGCCGCAGCAGACGCAACAGCCGCAGAGCATCTACAGCGACAACGGGGCGGCGTACAACCACAGTAACCACTCACCATACGGCGGAGCTCCACAGTATCGAAGCAGCGTGGTGTACGATGATTACGGGCAGCCCACCAACCACTTCTACCTGCATGAGTCATCGCCGCAGCCACAAgctcatccgcatccgcagcGTAGGACTTGGGCCCACtccgcagcagccgccgcttatgagcaacagcaacagatcCAGCCTTCCCTGGTGGATGTGAATGCCTGGCAGACGCAGCAGCACCAGAAGCAGAAACAGACCTGGATGAACAGGCCGCCCTCAAGTGCGGGAGCTCCCAGTCCCGGCAGCTTTATGCTGCACCAAAACggtggaggcggtggcggtggtggtggtggtggtgagcTACAGCACCTGTTTCAGGTACAGGCCTCGCCACAGCATGGCCAACGTCAGGTTAGTGGATCCAATGGCGTGCAGCGCCAGCAATCGCTGACCAATTTGCGAGACAATCGCTCGCCCAAGGCACCACAAAACATGGGAATGCCCATGGGCATGCCAATGCAGCAAGAGGACATGATGGCACCGCAGAGTATTTGCTTTATCGGTGACGAGGAGGATGTTGATGAGCTGGAGCGGAACATCATCGAATCAATGCAGTCGACGCACATCACCGACTTTgtgcaccagcagcagcagcaacaccaacagcaacttcagcagcaacagcggtTGCAGGGCCACAGCGGACGAGGCAGCAGCTCGGAGGATTATGACAGCGGGGAGATGATCTCCAACAAGCTGAATATCACCAGCGGCAATCTCACCTATCGCATACCCTCGCCATCCCGTCCCTCCATCCAAGCCAACAGCTTCCAGGATCCCCGAGCCATGGCAGCAGCTCCCGGTGCTGAGGACCAGCCGCCCGAGAAGGGTTTCTACATCTCCTTCGACGATGAGCAGCCCAAACGACCCAAGCCACCTCTGCGCGCCAAGCGATCGCCCAAAAAGGAGTCTCCACCGGGCAGTAGGGACAGCGTCGATAATCAGGCGACTCTGAAACGTGAATCGCTTAGTCATctgcacaacaacaacaatattgGATTTGGAAATGATGATGTCAACAGCAAACCGGTGACCAGGCACAGCATCCATGGCCTAAACAACTCCAATAGTGTCAAATCTCCCGGAAATGCCACGTACAACAAGTACACGGATGAGCCGCCCATCCAACTGCGTCAGCTTGCCGTTTCTGGAGCAATGTCACCAACTAGTAACGAACGTCGCCACTTGGACGATGTCAGCAATCAGTCACCGCAGCAGACGCAGCAACCAATGTCGCCCACGCGACTCCAAcagagcagcaacaatgcAGAGGCGGCCAAGAACAAGGCGCTGGTCATCGGAGCAGATTCCACCAATTTGGATCCG GAATCTGTAGATGAGATGGAGCGGCGCAAGGAGAAAATCATGCTGCTGTCTTTGCAACGTCGCCAGCAACAGGAGGAGGCCAAGGCGCGCAAAGAGATTGAGGCTTCTCAGAAGCGAGAAAAGGAGCGCGAGAAGGAAGAGGAACGATCGCGCAAGAAGGAGGAGCAAATGGCACGGCGAGCGGCCATTTTGGAGCAGCACAGACTCAAGAAAGCCATTGAAGAGGCCGAGCGAGAG gGTAAAACCCTGGATCGGCCCGATCTGCACGTGAAGCTGCAATCCCATTCATCCACCTCAACGACCCCGCGGCTGAGGCAGCAGCGTACCACGCGTCCCAGACCGAAGACAATTCACGTGGACGATGCCAGCGTGGACATCAGCGAGGCTTCAAGTATCTCTAGTCGGGGCAAAAAAGGCTCAAGCTCGAATCTAACTG GCTACGGTCAACTAAGCTCAAATTCAATGAAAAGAGATTACTACAGGGGCTCGCAAGACTCCCTCACTGTAAAAG AGTCACCCGATGATTATCCCAGTACAAGTTCAACTCCGATTGGACGACGGGGATCGTACAAAACTTCCAGAG ATTCGGGACTGGGACGCGCCACTCCGCCGAGGCGTGCTCCGTCGCctggaatgggaatgggcgCTTCAG GTCCTAAACTTTATAAGCAACCAGCGGCCAAATCGAATCGTGGAATTATCCTGAATGCCGTTGAATACTGTGTTTTTCCCGGCGTTGTCAACCGCGAGGCCAAACAGAAAGTGCTGGAGAAGATAGCGCGCTCGGAGGCGAAGCACTTCCTGGTACTCTTCCGCGATGCTGGCTGCCAGTTCCGCGCCCTCTACAGCTACCAGCCGGAAACGGACCAGGTGACCAAGCTGTATGGTACTGGGCCTAGTCAAGTCGAAGAAGTCATGTTCGACAAGTTCTTCAA ATATAACTCAGGAGGCAAGTGCTTCTCGCAAGTGCACACCAAGCATCTGACAGTGACCATCGACGCCTTCACAATACACAACTCCCTGTGGCAGGGCAAGCGGGTGCAGTTGCCCAGCAAAAAAGACATGGCGCTTGTAATCTAA
- the LOC6531268 gene encoding patronin isoform X1, producing the protein MDVETQEIRQARQRASVKWLLSKAFNNRVPDNLKEPFYRDHENQERLKPQIIVELGNATLYCQTLANLYSDPNYQSMNHWSIIQTLARKGVPVAESADMPITETVLIQTNPLRINAHMSVIESLMVLYAKEISSGDRVMAAIRRISGNNYQAPTGQSYEQALLGWISHACAALKKRIIKEVDAGLPDDNGSRLQTPDIPPVRDFQDLCDGICLALLISYYCPKVVPWTSVRINYLPAVEDSIHNILLVCNFSQKHLPYTVMHMTPEDVTYMRGSMKLNLVVLLTDLFNLFEIHPAKCVCYPGMDGQDVIARRTMGANEHGICHRRGLTVQPVTPIPDLRSDLDQPPVGSPQNRPPFQVPHSNSFGGGLNRRSTPPNEYQTVQSNNFDANHAEAFVVHKSRGITTLASMHSQQQQLHQQQHQQHQQQYQQQPLQQHPSQSQLQIQQQEPLVPARLRQAKEKTNVESKADERGDFVAAGRPSNWEQSRRPSFAGRRSRRNSSSEDSQLTIENFGGSQDQLNTLGRYERDRERKLSNTSVGSYPVEPAVAVRSSIADARGTLQLSYDTDSGSEKQDRETEKYSMRRQVSVDNVPTVSSHNLSNAGSPLPVARHKQHSSDKDYSSNSGMTPDAYNDTRSTSAYDPESTPVRKSSTSSMPASPAAWQLDVGDDDMRSLENASKLSTIRMKLEEKRRRIEQDKRKIEMALLRHQEKEDLESCPDVMKWETMSNESKRTPDMDPVDLDKYQQSIAIMNMNLQDIQQDIHRLATQQSQMQAQHLQAQQLMQAQQIANMLNQQQTYGSQQHLADHHYQQQRPMQQSFGSSPHIPQAYNAPVSAYSSRPPSRDPYQQQLHHQQQQPMPMPQPMQYVNEHGQYMSPPQPAHYMPQQTQQPQSIYSDNGAAYNHSNHSPYGGAPQYRSSVVYDDYGQPTNHFYLHESSPQPQAHPHPQRRTWAHSAAAAAYEQQQQIQPSLVDVNAWQTQQHQKQKQTWMNRPPSSAGAPSPGSFMLHQNGGGGGGGGGGGELQHLFQVQASPQHGQRQVSGSNGVQRQQSLTNLRDNRSPKAPQNMGMPMGMPMQQEDMMAPQSICFIGDEEDVDELERNIIESMQSTHITDFVHQQQQQHQQQLQQQQRLQGHSGRGSSSEDYDSGEMISNKLNITSGNLTYRIPSPSRPSIQANSFQDPRAMAAAPGAEDQPPEKGFYISFDDEQPKRPKPPLRAKRSPKKESPPGSRDSVDNQATLKRESLSHLHNNNNIGFGNDDVNSKPVTRHSIHGLNNSNSVKSPGNATYNKYTDEPPIQLRQLAVSGAMSPTSNERRHLDDVSNQSPQQTQQPMSPTRLQQSSNNAEAAKNKALVIGADSTNLDPESVDEMERRKEKIMLLSLQRRQQQEEAKARKEIEASQKREKEREKEEERSRKKEEQMARRAAILEQHRLKKAIEEAEREGKTLDRPDLHVKLQSHSSTSTTPRLRQQRTTRPRPKTIHVDDASVDISEASSISSRGKKGSSSNLTGYGQLSSNSMKRDYYRGSQDSLTVKESPDDYPSTSSTPIGRRGSYKTSREPAGVERGRTLSRISVAKGSTLNFRGRKSNSLMNLCDTDSGLGRATPPRRAPSPGMGMGASGRHMPSPSGPGSLPPGLISKRRGFDDGSSDFSLTPNLNMEYSGPKLYKQPAAKSNRGIILNAVEYCVFPGVVNREAKQKVLEKIARSEAKHFLVLFRDAGCQFRALYSYQPETDQVTKLYGTGPSQVEEVMFDKFFKYNSGGKCFSQVHTKHLTVTIDAFTIHNSLWQGKRVQLPSKKDMALVI; encoded by the exons ATGGATGTCGAAACACAGGAAATACGACAG GCTCGTCAACGTGCTTCCGTCAAATGGCTGCTTTCGAAAGCGTTCAACAATCGCGTGCCGGACAACCTGAAGGAGCCCTTCTACCGCGACCATGAGAATCAGGAGCGCCTCAAGCCGCAGATCATCGTGGAGCTGGGCAATGCCACGCTCTACTGCCAGACGCTGGCCAATCTGTACTCAGATCCCAACTACCAAAGCATGAACCACTGGTCAATAATACAGACGCTAGCGCGCAAGGGAGTTCCCGTGGCCGAATCCGCGGACATGCCCATTACCGAAACGGTATTAATTCAAACAAATCCGCTGCGAATT AACGCCCACATGTCTGTGATAGAATCGCTGATGGTTTTGTATGCGAAGGAAATATCATCGGGTGACCGCGTAATGGCGGCCATACGAAG AATATCTGGCAACAACTATCAGGCGCCCACTGGCCAGTCCTACGAGCAAGCTCTGCTGGGCTGGATTTCACATGCTTGCGCCGCTCTGAAGAAGCGCATTATCAAGGAGGTGGACGCAGGACTGCCCGACGATAAT GGTTCTCGTCTGCAGACCCCGGATATACCACCTGTAAGGGACTTCCAGGATCTGTGCGATGGAATCTGCTTGGCGCTGCTCATCTCGTACTACTGCCCAAAGGTGGTGCCGTGGACGAGTGTGCGGATCAACTATCTGCCCGCCGTCGAGGACTCGATTCACAACATCCTGCTGGTCTGCAATTTCTCGCAGAAGCATCTGCCCTATACAGTGATGCATATGACGCCCGAGGATGTGACCTACATGCGCGG ATCCATGAAACTGAATCTGGTAGTGTTGCTGACGGATTTGTTCAATCTGTTTGAGATACACCCGGCAAAATGTGTTTGTTACCCCGGCATGGATGGTCAGG ATGTCATCGCCCGGCGCACTATGGGCGCCAATGAGCACGGGATCTGCCATCGACGGGGCCTCACAGTGCAGCCCGTCACACCCATTCCCGATCTGCGCAGCGATCTCGACCAGCCGCCCGTAGGCTCGCCTCAGAACCGACCACCGTTCCAAG TTCCGCACTCGAATTCATTTGGCGGCGGCTTAAATCGAAGATCAACCCCGCCCAACGAATACCAGACGGTTCAGTCAAATAATTTTGACGCTAATCATGCCGAag CCTTCGTGGTGCACAAGTCGCGTGGCATCACCACACTCGCCTCCATGcactcgcagcagcagcagctccatcagcagcaacatcaacagcatcagcagcaataccagcagcagccactgcagcagcaccCATCCCAGTCGCAGCTCCAAATCCAGCAGCAGGAGCCCTTGGTTCCGGCTCGCTTGCGCCAGGCTAAAGAAAAGACCAATGTTGAGTCGAAGGCGGACGAGAGAG GCGATTTTGTCGCTGCGGGTCGACCAAGTAACTGGGAACAGAGCCGCCGGCCAAGCTTTGCAG GTCGTCGCTCGCGCAGGAACTCTTCCAGCGAGGACTCCCAGCTGACTATCGAGAACTTTGGTGGCTCCCAGGATCAGCTGAACACGCTGGGGCGATACGAACGTGACAGGGAACGCAAGTTGTCCAACACCAGTGTGGGCAGTTATCCAGTTGAACCCGCTGTGGCCGTTCGCTCTTCGATTGCCGATGCTAGGGGCACGTTGCAGTTGAGCTACGATACGGATTCCGGCTCTGAGAAGCAGGATCGCGAAACGGAAAAGTATTCGATGCGCCGGCAAGTCAG TGTCGACAATGTGCCCACGGTGTCGTCGCACAATCTTTCGAATGCGGGCAGCCCGTTGCCGGTGGCTAGGCACAAGCAACATTCCAGCGACAAAGactacagcagcaacagcggcatGACACCAGATGCATACAACGATACCCGCTCCACCAGTGCTTACGATCCGGAGAGCACGCCCGTTCGCAAATCCTCGACGAGCAGCATGCCAGCAAGTCCCGCTGCCTGGCAGTTGGATGTGGGAGACGACGACATGCGCTCGCTGGAGAATGCCAGCAAGTTGTCCACCATACGAATGAAACTGGAGGAAAAGCGGCGGCGCATTGAGCAGGACAAGCGCAAGATCGAGATGGCTTTGCTGCGCCACCAGGAGAAG GAGGATTTGGAGTCGTGTCCGGACGTAATGAAGTGGGAGACAATGAGCAACGAATCAAAGCGCACGCCGGATATGGATCCCGTGGACTTGGACAAGTACCAG CAAAGTATCGCCATCATGAACATGAACCTGCAGGATATCCAGCAGGATATCCACCGCCTGGCCACCCAGCAAAGCCAAATGCAGGCACAGCACCTCCAAGCCCAACAGCTCATGCAGGCTCAGCAGATAGCCAACATGCTGAACCAG CAGCAGACCTATGGGTCGCAGCAGCACCTGGCTGATCATCATTACCAGCAGCAGAGACCCATGCAGCAAAGCTTTGGTTCATCGCCCCATATTCCGCAGGCCTACAACGCCCCAGTCAGCGCATACAGCTCCCGTCCGCCCAGTCGCGATCcctaccagcagcagctccaccatcagcagcagcagcccatgcccatgccacAACCAATGCAGTACGTCAACGAGCACGGGCAGTATATGTCGCCGCCGCAGCCCGCGCACTACATGCCGCAGCAGACGCAACAGCCGCAGAGCATCTACAGCGACAACGGGGCGGCGTACAACCACAGTAACCACTCACCATACGGCGGAGCTCCACAGTATCGAAGCAGCGTGGTGTACGATGATTACGGGCAGCCCACCAACCACTTCTACCTGCATGAGTCATCGCCGCAGCCACAAgctcatccgcatccgcagcGTAGGACTTGGGCCCACtccgcagcagccgccgcttatgagcaacagcaacagatcCAGCCTTCCCTGGTGGATGTGAATGCCTGGCAGACGCAGCAGCACCAGAAGCAGAAACAGACCTGGATGAACAGGCCGCCCTCAAGTGCGGGAGCTCCCAGTCCCGGCAGCTTTATGCTGCACCAAAACggtggaggcggtggcggtggtggtggtggtggtgagcTACAGCACCTGTTTCAGGTACAGGCCTCGCCACAGCATGGCCAACGTCAGGTTAGTGGATCCAATGGCGTGCAGCGCCAGCAATCGCTGACCAATTTGCGAGACAATCGCTCGCCCAAGGCACCACAAAACATGGGAATGCCCATGGGCATGCCAATGCAGCAAGAGGACATGATGGCACCGCAGAGTATTTGCTTTATCGGTGACGAGGAGGATGTTGATGAGCTGGAGCGGAACATCATCGAATCAATGCAGTCGACGCACATCACCGACTTTgtgcaccagcagcagcagcaacaccaacagcaacttcagcagcaacagcggtTGCAGGGCCACAGCGGACGAGGCAGCAGCTCGGAGGATTATGACAGCGGGGAGATGATCTCCAACAAGCTGAATATCACCAGCGGCAATCTCACCTATCGCATACCCTCGCCATCCCGTCCCTCCATCCAAGCCAACAGCTTCCAGGATCCCCGAGCCATGGCAGCAGCTCCCGGTGCTGAGGACCAGCCGCCCGAGAAGGGTTTCTACATCTCCTTCGACGATGAGCAGCCCAAACGACCCAAGCCACCTCTGCGCGCCAAGCGATCGCCCAAAAAGGAGTCTCCACCGGGCAGTAGGGACAGCGTCGATAATCAGGCGACTCTGAAACGTGAATCGCTTAGTCATctgcacaacaacaacaatattgGATTTGGAAATGATGATGTCAACAGCAAACCGGTGACCAGGCACAGCATCCATGGCCTAAACAACTCCAATAGTGTCAAATCTCCCGGAAATGCCACGTACAACAAGTACACGGATGAGCCGCCCATCCAACTGCGTCAGCTTGCCGTTTCTGGAGCAATGTCACCAACTAGTAACGAACGTCGCCACTTGGACGATGTCAGCAATCAGTCACCGCAGCAGACGCAGCAACCAATGTCGCCCACGCGACTCCAAcagagcagcaacaatgcAGAGGCGGCCAAGAACAAGGCGCTGGTCATCGGAGCAGATTCCACCAATTTGGATCCG GAATCTGTAGATGAGATGGAGCGGCGCAAGGAGAAAATCATGCTGCTGTCTTTGCAACGTCGCCAGCAACAGGAGGAGGCCAAGGCGCGCAAAGAGATTGAGGCTTCTCAGAAGCGAGAAAAGGAGCGCGAGAAGGAAGAGGAACGATCGCGCAAGAAGGAGGAGCAAATGGCACGGCGAGCGGCCATTTTGGAGCAGCACAGACTCAAGAAAGCCATTGAAGAGGCCGAGCGAGAG gGTAAAACCCTGGATCGGCCCGATCTGCACGTGAAGCTGCAATCCCATTCATCCACCTCAACGACCCCGCGGCTGAGGCAGCAGCGTACCACGCGTCCCAGACCGAAGACAATTCACGTGGACGATGCCAGCGTGGACATCAGCGAGGCTTCAAGTATCTCTAGTCGGGGCAAAAAAGGCTCAAGCTCGAATCTAACTG GCTACGGTCAACTAAGCTCAAATTCAATGAAAAGAGATTACTACAGGGGCTCGCAAGACTCCCTCACTGTAAAAG AGTCACCCGATGATTATCCCAGTACAAGTTCAACTCCGATTGGACGACGGGGATCGTACAAAACTTCCAGAG AGCCAGCCGGCGTAGAAAGGGGCCGCACTCTGTCGCGTATCTCCGTCGCTAAGGGCAGCACGCTTAATTTCCGGGGCCGAAAGTCCAATTCGCTAATGAATCTGTGCG ACACAGATTCGGGACTGGGACGCGCCACTCCGCCGAGGCGTGCTCCGTCGCctggaatgggaatgggcgCTTCAGGTAGGCATATGCCATCTCCCTCCGGACCGGGCTCATTGCCGCCAGGTTTGATATCGAAACGTCGCGGATTTGATGATGGATCCAGCGATTTCTCTTTAACTCCGAATTTGAACATGGAATATTCGG GTCCTAAACTTTATAAGCAACCAGCGGCCAAATCGAATCGTGGAATTATCCTGAATGCCGTTGAATACTGTGTTTTTCCCGGCGTTGTCAACCGCGAGGCCAAACAGAAAGTGCTGGAGAAGATAGCGCGCTCGGAGGCGAAGCACTTCCTGGTACTCTTCCGCGATGCTGGCTGCCAGTTCCGCGCCCTCTACAGCTACCAGCCGGAAACGGACCAGGTGACCAAGCTGTATGGTACTGGGCCTAGTCAAGTCGAAGAAGTCATGTTCGACAAGTTCTTCAA ATATAACTCAGGAGGCAAGTGCTTCTCGCAAGTGCACACCAAGCATCTGACAGTGACCATCGACGCCTTCACAATACACAACTCCCTGTGGCAGGGCAAGCGGGTGCAGTTGCCCAGCAAAAAAGACATGGCGCTTGTAATCTAA